Proteins from one Panicum virgatum strain AP13 chromosome 7K, P.virgatum_v5, whole genome shotgun sequence genomic window:
- the LOC120640139 gene encoding MEIOTIC F-BOX protein MOF-like translates to METPSASRERAAAADRLGALPDGVLLEVLSRLTFRQAVRTGVLSRRWRGLWHAVPYPPSCIDIDQKRAFRAGRPPTRWSPPLDLDGGAAAMMRRLDEERERWFRLEDYGDRVTTSRAAAAGEPLGAFRLRATDLVLFEMAGRWIRRALARRPLAVAIRCDGGGPLFPERPEFSFFGYSRACTSRLRALQLRRVSLGLESWGGDFADAIASELPVVDVLALAAPRLASLRMQRIHGNPPPVVSECEMPSLLEASLEHPAGFAGLLRSLRHARSLSLYGFGATALLDADDGEEQPGGSPEFRNLTALVLDECDVGVGCQVLRRFLRNSPGLETLALRYCSFEGGSRRKKRKPRSSDDRRVPTPYACRNLKSVELEYHDDQDVSELDDALEEIQGWWLVRSKFLSSMGGSQ, encoded by the exons ATGGAGACGCCCTCGGCCTcgcgcgagcgcgccgccgcggcggaccgCCTGGGCGCCCTGCCAGACGGCGTCCTGCTGGAGGTCCTGTCGCGCCTCACGTTCCGGCAGGCGGTGCGGACGGGCGTGCTGTCGCGGCGCTGGCGGGGCCTCTGGCACGCGGTGCCGTACCCGCCCTCGTGCATCGACATCGACCAGAAGCGCGCGTTCCGGGCCGGTAGGCCGCCCACGCGCTGGTCGCCGCCCCTCGACCTcgacggcggggcggcggcgatgatgcGCCGCCTGGACGAGGAGCGGGAGAGGTGGTTCAGGCTCGAGGACTACGGCGACCGTGTGAcgacgagccgcgccgccgccgccggcgagccgctggGCGCGTTCCGGCTGCGCGCCACCGACCTGGTGCTCTTCGAGATGGCCGGCAGGTGGAtccgccgcgcgctcgcgcGCCGCCCCCTGGCGGTCGCCATccgctgcgacggcggcggcccgctcTTCCCGGAACGCCCGGAGTTCTCGTTCTTCGGCTACTCCCGCGCCTGCACGAGCCGCCTCAGGGCGCTGCAGCTGCGCCGGGTGAGCCTGGGCCTGGAGAGCTGGGGCGGCGACTTCGCGGACGCCATCGCCAGCGAGCTCCCG GTCGTCGACGTGCTTGCCCTCGCGgctcctcgcctcgcctcgctgcGGATGCAGCGGATCCACGGCAACCCGCCGCCGGTCGTCTCGGAGTGCGAGATGCCGTCCCTCCTCGAAGCGTCCCTGGAGCACCCGGCCGGCTTCGCCGGGCTGCTGCGCTCCCTGCGCCACGCGAGGAGTCTGAGCCTGTACGGGTTCGGCGCGACGGCCTTGCTcgacgccgacgacggcgaggagcaGCCCGGAGGTTCCCCGGAGTTCCGCAACCTGACCGCCCTGGTCCTCGACGAGTGCGACGTCGGGGTCGGGTGCCAGGTACTGCGGCGCTTCCTCCGGAACTCCCCCGGCCTGGAGACGCTCGCGCTGCGCTACTGCTCGTTTGAAGGTGGCtccaggaggaagaagaggaagccgAGGTCGTCCGACGACAGGCGCGTTCCGACGCCGTACGCGTGCAGGAACCTCAAGTCGGTGGAGCTCGAGTACCACGACGACCAGGACGTCTCTGAGCTAGACGACGCGTTGGAGGAGATACAAGGATGGTGGCTGGTCCGGTCGAAATTTCTGTCGAGCATGGGAGGCTCACAGTGA
- the LOC120641063 gene encoding MEIOTIC F-BOX protein MOF-like gives MSIDGLAVPSSTAQWSSTSGFLLLAWVLHINYPNRFLVISNVWFFLVCLGYIFGEQLRSECPVLEDLQLWRCREFSGLHSDTLKKLNVVDCSDGAADKLVIRAPSLASLYLSLHRNGVLLYTEKFLAEAWILGSDQLSRRGEAILLGSLFNVTGLELVCFSAMAILHEEFDKSPVFDNLRTLYLDGCFYSKSDVNKFKALGRLLQKLPNLEMLTLKDFWYDEGTQREVQMVNKPTLKTVRPVVGLIEFPILENLRTLLLDECDLHDNFRLLRHFLRSSPNLEKLTVRLCKLPNVFLGGKGKARSEKGYCQFQTLVHFKCQKLKSTEIIYKNGSKIQGLVGLFLGISGWAPNNTITLQKYED, from the exons ATGTCGATAGATGGATTAGCCGTGCCATCGAGTACCGCCCAGTGGAGCTCCACATCCGGCTTCCTGCTGCTCGCTTGGGTGCTCCATATCAACTACCCAAACCGTTTTCTTGTCATCTCAAACGTTTGGTTCTTTCTGGTGTGTCTCGGGTACATTTTCGGAGAGCAGCTCCGATCTGAGTGCCCAGTCCTAGAAGATCTGCAACTATGGAGATGTCGTGAGTTCAGTGGCCTTCATTCTGACACATTGAAGAAGTTGAATGTTGTTGATTGCTCAGATGGAGCTGCAGATAAACTGGTCATCAGAGCTCCTTCTCTTGCTTCTCTGTACCTCAGCCTTCATAGAAATGGTGTTTTATTATATACAGAAAAGTTCCTTGCCGAGGCATGGATTTTGGGATCTGATCAATTATCTCGAAGAGGCGAGGCAATCCTTCTGGGCAGCCTATTCAATGTGACGGGCTTGGAGCTGGTTTGTTTTAGTGCAATG GCAATCCTACATGAGGAATTCGATAAATCCCCAGTATTTGACAACTTGCGAACCTTATACCTCGACGGCTGCTTTTACAGCAAAAGTGATGTGAACAAATTCAAAGCTCTTGGAAGATTGCTGCAGAAGCTTCCTAATCTGGAGATGCTTACTTTGAAAGATTTCTGG TATGATGAAGGTACACAAAGGGAGGTGCAAATGGTCAACAAGCCGACCCTTAAAACG GTGAGGCCAGTTGTTGGACTAATTGAATTTCCTATACTTGAAAACTTGAGAACCTTATTGCTGGATGAGTGTGATTTGCACGACAACTTCCGATTACTGCGCCACTTTCTACGGAGCTCTCCTAATTTGGAAAAGCTCACAGTACGGCTTTGCAAG CTACCCAATGTTTTCCTAGGAGGGAAAGGAAAAGCCAGGTCGGAGAAGGGATATTGTCAGTTCCAGACCCTTGTTCATTTCAAGTGTCAGAAGCTTAAGTCCACTGAAATCATCTATAAAAATGGTAGCAAAATCCAGGGACTGGTTGGTCTTTTTCTGGGCATCTCAGGCTGGGCACCAAATAATACTATAACACTTCAGAagtatgaagattga